The DNA window AAGAGATTGGGGCTGCGCTCGCCGCCGAAGCGCACCGCCGCTGTTTCGTCGGTTTTCAGGCCCAGGTAGGTGAAGGTGACGCCGGGCCGAAGCGCGTAGCCGAAAAAGGGCGGGGTGTTGATGCTGCGCGCCCAGTGGGTCTTGGCCGGAGTCAACCCTTCGGTGTGGCAGTCGTCCAGCCGCGTAGGGTCGAAGTGGCCCGGCCGGCACGCGGCGTTGTAGGCGTGGAGGGTCTGCATGAAACGGGATTCGTCCAGCGCGAGCTGGCGCGCCAGCTCGGGCAGGCTCGCGGCCTTCGCGCCGGGAAAGACCGGAGGCATGAAGCGCCCCACGGCTTTGGCATCGATGATCGCGTAGGCGATCTGCCCAGGCTGCTGGGCGACGAGTCGGCCCCAGATCGCATACCGCTTGGGCCAGAAGTCCTCGCCCTCGTCGTAGAACCGCTCGGCATCGCGGTTCACCGCGATGCCGAGCGAAACGCAGTCGATGCGTGTGCAGATTCCGCCGTCATACAAGGGCGCGCGGGCGTCGATCGCGACCATGTGGGCCTGCGTCGGATCGCCGATGGTGTCGGCGCCGGCGTCCATCATGAAGCGCAACAGCGCGCCGGTGTTGAAGCGGGTGCCGCGGATCAGGAAGTTGTCGGCCGGGTATTCACCGCGTTCATTGCGCCCCCAGGCCTCGCGCAGCCATGTGCGGTTGGACTCGAAGCCGCCGGCGGCAAGGACGCAGCTCCGCGCCTCGATGCGTTCGCCCTCCACGTACGCGGCGGCGAACCGCAGGCCATCGAGTTCGATGCGATCGACCGGAGCGTCGTAGCGCACGCGCACGCCGAGTTGCATGGCGCTTCGGTAGTAGGCATTGATCAGGGCTTTGCCTCCGC is part of the Thiomonas sp. X19 genome and encodes:
- the tcuA gene encoding FAD-dependent tricarballylate dehydrogenase TcuA, encoding MVDVLVIGGGNAALCAALMAREAGASVQILEASPREWRGGNSQHTRNLRCMHETPQDVLADSYTEEEFWQDLLKVTGGQTDEKLARLVIRASRTCRGWMRSHGVHFQPSLSGALHTARTNAFFMGGGKALINAYYRSAMQLGVRVRYDAPVDRIELDGLRFAAAYVEGERIEARSCVLAAGGFESNRTWLREAWGRNERGEYPADNFLIRGTRFNTGALLRFMMDAGADTIGDPTQAHMVAIDARAPLYDGGICTRIDCVSLGIAVNRDAERFYDEGEDFWPKRYAIWGRLVAQQPGQIAYAIIDAKAVGRFMPPVFPGAKAASLPELARQLALDESRFMQTLHAYNAACRPGHFDPTRLDDCHTEGLTPAKTHWARSINTPPFFGYALRPGVTFTYLGLKTDETAAVRFGGERSPNLFVAGEMMAGNVLGKGYTAGVGMSIGTAFGRIAGTRAAHAVRQGAGHAAA